From Nicotiana tabacum cultivar K326 chromosome 20, ASM71507v2, whole genome shotgun sequence, one genomic window encodes:
- the LOC107781308 gene encoding uncharacterized protein LOC107781308, whose protein sequence is MESETLKDSYNDEVEVIGKLTEEFTEQLKKKQQMIIEDQTEQYNNDDDDDDDEVEDGDDEEEEEEEFSFAPMTDAPPITAEEVFYNGQIRPLFPLFNQNLLLSEDDLEKLKERSPVNKIFIQTEENSPATSSSSENQEIAGPFCEWSKDNKAIEASSSSSPEVCKKSNSTGFSKLWRFKDFLHRSNSDGRDAFVFLNPATTTPAKTEEKVEVNEQVLTQKNKKKKKGTVVKKSEGVLAHEAYMKSKAKDEDRRRSYLPYRPELVGFFTNVNGGLTRNVHPF, encoded by the coding sequence ATGGAGTCTGAAACCTTAAAAGATTCGTATAATGATGAGGTGGAAGTCATCGGAAAATTAACCGAAGAATTCACAGAGCAGCTAAAGAAGAAACAACAGATGATAATCGAAGATCAAACAGAACAATATAATAAtgatgacgacgatgatgatgatgaggttgaAGATGGTgacgatgaagaagaagaagaggaggagtttTCTTTCGCGCCTATGACAGACGCGCCTCCGATAACGGCGGAGGAGGTGTTCTACAACGGTCAAATCCGACCCCTTTTCCCGTTATTCAATCAAAACCTTCTTTTGTCCGAGGATGATTTGGAAAAGTTGAAGGAGCGATCACCGGTAAACAAGATATTTATACAAACAGAAGAAAATTCTCCGGCAACTTCCTCTTCATCGGAAAATCAAGAAATAGCTGGACCGTTTTGTGAATGGTCCAAAGATAATAAGGCAATtgaagcttcttcttcttcttctcctgaGGTATGCAAAAAGAGTAACTCAACAGGATTTTCAAAGCTATGGAGATTCAAAGACTTTCTTCACCGGAGTAACAGTGATGGACGAGACGCCTTTGTGTTCTTGAACCCTGCCACAACTACTCCGGCGAAGACAGAAGAAAAAGTCGAAGTCAACGAGCAAGTTTTAACAcagaagaataaaaagaagaagaagggtaCTGTTGTAAAGAAGAGCGAAGGTGTGTTAGCACATGAAGCTTACATGAAGAGTAAAGCTAAGGATGAAGATCGCCGGCGATCGTATCTTCCTTACCGGCCGGAGCTCGTCGGATTTTTCACTAATGTGAACGGCGGATTAACGAGGAACGTACATCCATTCTAA